The nucleotide window TTGGGTACCGAGTCGATGCCGGCCCGGTAGACCTCGGCCATGTAGGTGGAGTAGTGGATGCCGAAGACCACGATGCCGATGGTCAGCGGTTCGACGGTCAGGAAGGTCCAATACGCGAACAGCAGCTGCACCACGATCGGCGTCATCCGGATGAAGTCGCCGATGAAAGTGATGACGGCGGCAATCGGTTTCGGCACCGACATGCGCAGGATCGCGATGAAGAGTCCGAGCACGGCCGCGATGGCGGTGCTCAGCACAGTGACAATCAAGGTGACCTGGACGAAGGCCAGGAGCAGTTCGGGCAGTACCGCCCAGGCGGCGTCCCAATCCCATAAGCCGTTCATGCTTTCAGGCCTCCTTCCGCTGCGGCGGTCTCCGGGGTCTTCGGGGTCAGCGCCTCGCGCAGCGATTCGCCGCGGCCGAGGCGGTGCTTGGCCCGTACCTCAAGAGCGTTCATGATCAGCGTCAGGATGTACGCGATGACGA belongs to Arthrobacter crystallopoietes and includes:
- the ehuD gene encoding ectoine/hydroxyectoine ABC transporter permease subunit EhuD, which encodes MNGLWDWDAAWAVLPELLLAFVQVTLIVTVLSTAIAAVLGLFIAILRMSVPKPIAAVITFIGDFIRMTPIVVQLLFAYWTFLTVEPLTIGIVVFGIHYSTYMAEVYRAGIDSVPKGQWEATTALSMSKRRTWTAVIVPQALRATIPALGNYAISMFKDTPFLLTIGVVEMVRAGLTFGGNNFRYMEAITLAGVIFLLASYPTSLLISRLEKRLAYNY